From a single Pseudomonas sp. A34-9 genomic region:
- the ispG gene encoding flavodoxin-dependent (E)-4-hydroxy-3-methylbut-2-enyl-diphosphate synthase, which translates to MHGESPIKRRVSRKIWVGNVPVGGDAPIAVQSMTNSDTNDVAATVAQINRLEAAGVDIVRVSVPDMDAAEAFGRIKQLVKVPLVADIHFDYKIALRVAELGVDCLRINPGNIGREDRVRAVVDAARDRGIPIRIGVNAGSLEKDLQKKYGEPTPAALVESALRHVEHLERLNFQDFKVSVKASDVFMAVEAYRLLAKEIVQPLHLGITEAGGLRSGTVKSAVGLGMLLAEGIGDTIRISLAADPVEEVKVGYDILKSLHLRSRGINFIACPSCSRQNFDVVKTMNELEGRLEDLLVPLDVAVIGCVVNGPGEAKEAHIGLTGGTPNLIYIDGKPSQKLTNDNLVDELEKLIRQKAAEKVEADAAVIARG; encoded by the coding sequence ATGCACGGCGAATCTCCAATCAAACGTCGCGTTTCGCGCAAGATCTGGGTCGGCAACGTACCGGTGGGCGGCGACGCGCCGATCGCGGTGCAAAGCATGACCAACAGCGACACCAATGACGTGGCCGCCACCGTTGCGCAGATCAACCGTCTGGAAGCCGCTGGCGTCGACATCGTCCGCGTTTCGGTGCCAGACATGGACGCCGCCGAGGCGTTCGGCCGAATCAAGCAACTGGTCAAGGTGCCGCTGGTCGCCGACATTCACTTCGACTACAAGATCGCTTTGCGCGTAGCCGAACTGGGCGTGGACTGCCTGCGCATCAACCCGGGCAACATCGGTCGTGAAGACCGCGTGCGTGCGGTGGTCGATGCCGCCCGTGATCGCGGCATTCCGATCCGAATCGGCGTCAACGCCGGTTCCCTGGAAAAAGACCTGCAAAAGAAATACGGCGAGCCGACGCCAGCGGCGCTGGTTGAGTCCGCTCTGCGTCACGTTGAACACCTCGAACGCCTGAATTTCCAGGACTTCAAGGTCAGCGTGAAGGCCTCCGACGTGTTCATGGCCGTCGAAGCCTACCGGTTGCTGGCGAAAGAAATCGTCCAGCCGCTGCACCTGGGCATCACCGAAGCCGGTGGATTGCGTTCGGGCACAGTGAAATCCGCCGTGGGCCTAGGTATGCTGCTCGCCGAAGGGATTGGCGATACCATCCGCATCTCGCTGGCGGCCGACCCGGTCGAGGAAGTGAAGGTCGGTTACGACATTCTCAAGTCTTTGCATCTGCGTTCCCGTGGCATCAACTTCATCGCTTGCCCGAGCTGCTCGCGGCAGAACTTCGATGTAGTGAAAACCATGAACGAGCTGGAAGGGCGCCTTGAAGACCTGCTGGTGCCGCTGGATGTCGCGGTGATCGGTTGCGTGGTCAACGGCCCCGGCGAAGCCAAGGAAGCCCATATCGGCCTGACCGGCGGCACGCCAAACCTGATTTACATCGACGGCAAGCCGTCGCAGAAACTGACGAATGACAATCTGGTGGACGAGCTGGAAAAGCTGATTCGCCAGAAAGCGGCCGAAAAGGTCGAAGCTGACGCTGCCGTTATTGCGCGCGGCTGA